The sequence CCAAATGATGGCGGAAAGTTAGGGAAATGCGCCTGGAGAAGCAAGCAAAAGTTCGGCAGTGAAAGCCGAATCTTGCGCTTTGCCCGCGCCGTTCCGCGCATGTTACAACAAACAAACTCAACTCAACGAAGGAAAAAACGATGCTCCGCGACAAGTCTTTGCTCATTTTTGATCTCGATGGAACTTTGGTGGATACGCGCCTTGATCTTGCGACGGCTGTTAACCATGCCTTACAACAATTGGGGCGGCCGGCGCTCCCGCTTGCGGTTCTCACCGGTTTTGTCGGCGATGGCGCACGCACGCTGGTGGCGCGCGCGCTGGGCAATCCCGAAATAAACGACCTGGAAACCGCGCTGCGTTTTTTCCGGGCTTATTATGCCGAGCATCTCGTCGATCACTCCCGCTTGTATGATGGCGTGCTGGAAACGTTGCAACATTTTCGTCACAAAAAAAAGGCCCTGCTCTCCAATAAACCGCAGGAATTCACCGAACCGTTGCTCGCACGCCTCGACTTGTCAAAGTTTTTCGATGTGATCGTGGGCGCGCGGCCGGATCTCAAGCTTAAACCGGATCCGCAGCCGGTTCATTTCATTTTGGACCAGCTTGGCGTTCCCGCAGCCGGCGCCCTAATCATCGGCGATGGCGAGAATGATGTATTGGCCGGAAAAGCAGCCGGCATTACCACATGCGCCGTCACCTACGGCATTCGTCCCGCCGAAAAATTGTTGCCCTTGCAGCCGGATTTCGTCATACACAATTTTTCCGAATTGAAAGCTTTGATGCAATGAGGCGGCGGTTTCACGTGTACTAATTTTGTCTCCAGCAGAAAATCTTTTGGCATGCTGTTCGATCGTCCACAGATACCCAGCGTTGACAAGCCACAACCAAACAAGGGTACAACCGCGCATGCACGCGAACAAAATCTTAGCGTTCATTCGCGTAGATTGGCGGTTGAAGATGTTTCCTAAAAAAGCAAAGAGTGCTCTTGTAGTGATTGCATTTCAATACTGATTTTTTACTATCCCCGGCGCCCGGCCTTCAATCCCCAATCTGAAATCCACAATCCGCATTCCCAAGAATCTCTTTGCTTCTTTAATGCCGAGCGTGTAGATTCCGCCCCAATTTCGATGCGACTGCTACTGCCTGCTTCCGTTATGCAAACATCGTTCGTGGAGAAACTGCATGGCCGCCCCGGCTCCGGATTTACCCCCGCAAAGTCAAGCGACAACCGTGGCGTTGCCCGCGCCTCTGTTTACCGGGCAAGCGTTGCTCAAGCGCTCGCTGCGCTGGAGCAGCTTGCTGTGCCTGGTTTATGTCACGGTTTGCTCCGGCCCCTTCGGCTTGGAAGAATTTGTGCAGAGCGTCGGCCCGGGCATGACTTTTCTCCTGCTGCTCATCACGCCAATTTTCTGGGGATTGCCGTTGCTGTTTATGTCGGCGGAATTGTCCAGCGCGCTGCCGCTCGAGGGCGGGCTTTATCGCTGGGTGAAAACCGCGTTCGGTGATTTTTGGGGATTTCAAGCCGGTTGGTGGTGGTGGCTCAGCTCGTTTTTGGATTGCGCAATTTATGCCGTGCTGGTGGCGGATTATTTTGAATTCTTCTACCCCCACATGAACGCCTTCGCGCATTGGGGCATCGCGCTGGCGGTGATTTGGTTCTTCACGTTTTTGAATGTGCGCGGCATCGAAGTCATCGGCGCCAGCTCGACGATCTTCGTGGTGTTGATGCTCGCGCCGTTCGTGATCATGATAATCCTCGGCGTGCCGCAGATTTCACAAAATCCCTTCACCCCGCTGCTGCCCCCCGGCGAAAATTTTATGGCGACGTTCAGCTCCGGCCTGCTGATGAGCATCTGGTTCATCAGCGGATTCGAAGCGCTCGCCTCGGCCTCCGAAGAAATACAAAATTCCGAGCGTGTTTTGCCGCGCGCGCTGCGCATTATCTTTCCGATGATTCTGCTGAGTTACGGCTTGCCGATTTTGGTGAGTCTGGCAGTAGATGCGAATTGGCAAAGCTGGGAGTCCGGACATTTTGCCAAAATTGCAGAAACGCTGGGCGGGCCGTTGCTGGGAGGATGGGTGTCGCTCGCCGGCGTGATTGCGAACATGGCGCTGTTCGGCACCTGGCTGCTGTCCTATTCCCGCATTCCGTTCGCCATGGCGCATGACGGTTACTTGCCGAAAGCGATTGCGCGCATCTCGCCGCGCTATGGCACACCGGTATTCGCCATCGTGTTCAGCTCCGTCATCTACAGCCTGGTCTCGTGGTTTGATTTTCGCAGTTTGGTGGAAATGGATATCTGGGTAATTTTGCCGGGAATGTTTTTGGAATTTCTCGCGCTGGCAAAGTTGCGGCGCAGTCACCCGCATTTGACGCGCCATTTTCGTGTGCCCGGCGGAAAATGGGGACTCGCTTTCACCGTCATTTCACCGATCGCCATCGGCTTGTTCGCCATGTTCGGCGGCGGCGCAGATTATCTATTCCCGGGCGCAATCGCGCTTGCCAGCGGGCCGCTTGCATTTTGGCTTTGCAAACGGTTTGTGAAAAACGTTCACCGCCCGGGCGGTTTTACTCCCGCTGCCTGAGCCTGTCGAAGGCAGCTTATCAAAGACTCATCGC comes from Cytophagia bacterium CHB2 and encodes:
- a CDS encoding HAD family hydrolase, whose protein sequence is MLRDKSLLIFDLDGTLVDTRLDLATAVNHALQQLGRPALPLAVLTGFVGDGARTLVARALGNPEINDLETALRFFRAYYAEHLVDHSRLYDGVLETLQHFRHKKKALLSNKPQEFTEPLLARLDLSKFFDVIVGARPDLKLKPDPQPVHFILDQLGVPAAGALIIGDGENDVLAGKAAGITTCAVTYGIRPAEKLLPLQPDFVIHNFSELKALMQ
- a CDS encoding APC family permease; this encodes MAAPAPDLPPQSQATTVALPAPLFTGQALLKRSLRWSSLLCLVYVTVCSGPFGLEEFVQSVGPGMTFLLLLITPIFWGLPLLFMSAELSSALPLEGGLYRWVKTAFGDFWGFQAGWWWWLSSFLDCAIYAVLVADYFEFFYPHMNAFAHWGIALAVIWFFTFLNVRGIEVIGASSTIFVVLMLAPFVIMIILGVPQISQNPFTPLLPPGENFMATFSSGLLMSIWFISGFEALASASEEIQNSERVLPRALRIIFPMILLSYGLPILVSLAVDANWQSWESGHFAKIAETLGGPLLGGWVSLAGVIANMALFGTWLLSYSRIPFAMAHDGYLPKAIARISPRYGTPVFAIVFSSVIYSLVSWFDFRSLVEMDIWVILPGMFLEFLALAKLRRSHPHLTRHFRVPGGKWGLAFTVISPIAIGLFAMFGGGADYLFPGAIALASGPLAFWLCKRFVKNVHRPGGFTPAA